The following nucleotide sequence is from Trifolium pratense cultivar HEN17-A07 linkage group LG2, ARS_RC_1.1, whole genome shotgun sequence.
CATAACTGTACTTAAGTCTTGTTCCAATTTCTTTacatctgtaaaaaaaaatatagaacaaGATTTCTTTATGGcactaaaagaaaaattgttgcCCATAAACCTGAGATAGGGTCCCCAAGATATGGTCACAAATTTTCAccacatatataaaattatttatatatgctTCAAAAGAACCACCGTAAACCATAATCACATCACATtatgaaccaaaaaaaaaaaaactattctgTCAAACCGCAGCATTGAAGCAATATCATACAACTTGTTAAATCTCAAAATCGCATGATAAGTACCATACATAATGATCAAATTCACATGATAATTCATAAGACAGAATAAAACCAAAACAactttatattatatgcaaatCATCAAAACTGAATTCAATGAAgtgcatacaaattaaaaaaaaaacgagacCTTAATATTGATACTGGAGGACAATAAATTCATATTGCACTGAGAAATTAAGAACCGAAACCGAAAGGAATTGTCAAAAATTACTAAAGCCGAGGAAATCAAATATGGCATAAAACCTATGTTCTCAATGATTAAACATGAttagctctgataccacttgttataATCATATTGATTCATAAACCCTAGAACCGATCATGTTAATCATTAAGAAATAAaccataatcataatcataagcgGAAGCGTACCTGAGTTTGTCATAGCTAATGGATTGAAGTTCACCGGTATGTGATCTTCCAACTATAAAATTCCTTATGGGCTCCTTGAATCTCCTCTGATGGGGGATGAAGAGAAAACCTAATGAGCCGCCGGTTTTTCGTTATTTCTACAATTGGGGATCATAACCCCTATAAATAACCTTAGATTTATTTCCTATTTTTCAATATTCTAATTTGATCCCTCATCAAATTAGATATTGACTTATGGTATCTATAcctttcatgatatttatgtttttagccatagacttattattaattataattagacCACTTATGCTTTGGCTAATTACATAATGGCCCTAACAcatgtaatattactattgtAACCCAAAAATTCTAACATGTTATTGTTTCATTCTTTGATGATTCATGGAGATACATACAATGTTGGTGATGAGAAAGGTTGGACGTTTCGTGTTCAAAATTGGCCTTCAGGAAAATCTTTTAAGGAAGGTGACATACTCGGTAAGTATCATAATTTTATGAAGTTTAATTCAGTTTGGATTGAACCGAGAAAAACTCGTAAAATTAGTGAACCGGTCCTAGTTTTGGTAGATCGA
It contains:
- the LOC123904866 gene encoding chemocyanin-like, which encodes MLLFHSLMIHGDTYNVGDEKGWTFRVQNWPSGKSFKEGDILGTNVYESGADKIRLVKGMNYFICGVGRHCVLGMKIAVYAN